In Zingiber officinale cultivar Zhangliang chromosome 8B, Zo_v1.1, whole genome shotgun sequence, a single genomic region encodes these proteins:
- the LOC122013630 gene encoding 50S ribosomal protein L12, chloroplastic-like: protein MMPMMAAYASPNQSLKRWLYSAPSTASSSPESPSKALKFAAQLLPRRGCRRATFVRPPAAVSPKIEEIGTIISNLTLEEARSLVDHLQDRLGVSAVAFAPAAVAVAPGAATDAASGGEAAVEEKTEFDVVIEEVPSNARIATIKVVRALTNLPLKEAKDLIEGLLKKFKEGASKEEAEEAKKQLEEVGAKVSIV from the exons ATGATGCCTATGATGGCAGCTTACGCTTCCCCGAATCAA TCGTTGAAGCGTTGGCTCTACTCCGCCCCTTCCACCGCCTCCTCCTCGCCCGAATCCCCTTCCAAGGCCCTAAAGTTCGCTGCCCAGTTATTACCCCGTCGCGGCTGCCGCCGCGCCACCTTCGTCCGCCCGCCTGCTGCGGTCTCTCCAAAGATCGAAGAGATCGGCACCATCATCTCCAACCTCACACTGGAGGAAGCCCGCAGCCTCGTCGACCACCTCCAGGACCGTCTCGGCGTCTCTGCCGTCGCCTTCGCGCCCGCCGCTGTCGCCGTTGCTCCCGGAGCCGCCACTGACGCGGCCTCCGGAGGAGAGGCGGCGGTAGAGGAAAAGACCGAGTTCGACGTGGTCATCGAGGAGGTCCCAAGCAACGCCAGGATCGCCACcatcaaggtggtccgggcgctgaCGAACCTTCCCCTCAAGGAGGCCAAGGACTTGATCGAGGGGCTTCTGAAGAAGTTCAAGGAGGGCGCATCAAAGGAGGAGGCAGAAGAGGCCAAGAAGCAGCTCGAGGAGGTTGGGGCAAAGGTCTCGATCGTATGA